CGTTGAGGCAATCTGAAGCCACTTTTACCTTGCGTATACCACAATCTTCAGCAAGGGCAAGAGCTTCGGCACATGCAATTGCTTCTACAGTTTCGGCATCATTTACCGGTGGACATGCCAACACACTAACTGCTACAAAGCTCTCCTGACCATTTTGGCACACCAACGGCTCCTTTGGCCCTTGTTCGACTAAGAGACGCATCAACTTTCAGCTTGTGCGACCCTCTTTCTGGCGGAATCCATCTGCCAACTCTTGTGTTCTGGTACTGTTTTTTTGCCTTTCTTATAATAAATTCCATTGGCCACTTGAAAATCATTGATAATTCGATTGACGATCATAATAGTTGCCAAAGGGCTCTGAAAATTTCCTTCATGTATAGCTTTCCTTCTTGCATGCCAAATTGTCCAGCATGTTACCAATATTTTAGTACTGTCTTCTTCCGGCCTCTAATAAGAGCATTCCcaaagaaaattaaatttcaTAAAAAGTCCTTTTGAGGTGCGTGCTGCCGTTGACTTCTCTAGCTGGAGAGGCTTGGGCCCATGGGCCGGAATGGAAAAAGCCTGGCCCAAGTTGCATATCCGGTCCCCCTCACCAGACCATATCCGTTCCCCAACCCCTCTCCTGTCCCACTCGCGCCGCTGCACCACCCTCTCTCCTGccccctccacgccgccgccggaggcgacTCGATCCAGATCCAGGTAACCCTCCACTATCCCCTGTCCCCTCTCTCTTTCGAATCCTCTCGTCTAGTTACTGTTGGGGGAGGAGAGAAAGGGCGGCGCGGTCGTCGCTGGCGGGGCCTTTGGTCCCTTCTGCCACCGATGGCCTGTGTATGCGGGCCGTCCGGAGGTGGGGGACCTCGGTGCCTTCGCTGGTCGATGTATGTTGTAGTGGTCCTAGTAGATCTAGGAGCTCGTGTCCttgcgccgccggtgaggcgatggcggcggcggcggcgctgctatGGAATAAGTCCTCCCGGTCTCACCCTCGCCCTGGTGGTGTTCCACTCCGACGCCATCGGCGAGCCCGTGGAGGAGGTGCTCCCGGCGTGGAGCGCCTGTACAGGAGTCCGGCCTCGGTTCTTCTTCGTCTCCGGTGGGCGGCGGAGGTTAGAGGCTTTTGTGAAAGGCTGCAGAGCAAGCTGCTGGTAGTGTGGATGCTTGGTGGTTGGATTTGCCTCGGTCTTtccacggcggcgagggtcgtcgacggcgacggcagATCCAGGGGCTGCAGGGGTTGGGGCGAGGTTCCAGTCGACGGGCGACAGCTGATGGCTTTTTCTACTGCGACTCCAACAAAAGCCATGGCGCGAAGGGGCCTCTGCAGCTCGCGGTGGAGCTCGTCTTCCTCGGCGGCAGCggtagcggcggccggcgtgggagTCGTCTCCGGGTGGTTTGTGAAGGATCTAGGGACCTGGGTGTAATTTCTTCTTTCTTAGGGTCCTTCGTGTAGTATGGTTGATACAGCTGTCTTTGTATCTTTTGTGTATATGTCTGTATGCGTACGTCGTCATGTACATTGCCCTTAACTAGAAATACAGATACgtactttcaaaaaaaaaaggtaaccCTCCGCCGCGGCAACTGCTTCTCTCTTTCTCCTCACTCAGGCGCGCTGCAGTCGGTTGCTTTGTGCTCTGCAGATTATCTGCTCTGCTGCGACCGTTTTTTCATGGTGTTCTGCAGATTCTCTGCTCTGCTGCGAGCCCTTGAatccaaaagttttttttttgctgcagaTCTGTTTATTTGTATTACGTTGGACTTGCTGTGCGGAGTGGGCTATCAATTTACTATCTAGGGGTTCTCCATGTTGTTTAGGGGATTTGTTAGTTCTCGGTCAGATCTAGTTGTATTTATTGTTTTCAATcaataagtttttttttgtctgcAAAATCTGTGTTTTGCGGGTGGGGCAACTTGCTCTTTGATTTTGCTGGGTCAAGCTGTTTTCGTCGGTTATACGGTGAAGGATTTATAGCGCGGATCTTAGTTTTACTTCCTCTGGAATTAGGAATAGTTGCAGCTTGACATTTATATTTAAATAAAAGGTCGTCAAACCGCCAATCCACGGGCTGTTGTTTGCTAGCATCAATCGTAGAGTGGTCAGTTCAGTGTTCACAGATCACAAATGATTTATCTCAGGTGGGTCTTCTGATTAGTGATTAGAACTGAGTACCACAGTTAAGTTTGTAGCACAATTCCTAACTGAAGCTTGTGATGCTAGATGCTGCAATTGCTGTGATTTTCCAATTGCCATCGAGTTGTGTAAATTGAGACCGAGGAGAATTTTCTAGTTAGTATGTGATATTATTTTTAGGTTTTGATGTTATCGTTGTTTGTACTCAGTGTGCTTCTCTCAAGTCTCAACTATAGAGTTCATACTATCATGTGTACTTTAGCTAGATTTTTTATGAAATGACTGATTGAAGATTTTCATGTGTTCAGTAGACATGCCTCGCTATGATGATCGTTATGGGAACACACGCTTGTATGTTGGCAGACTATCCTCCCGCACTCGTACCCGTGACCTGGAATATCTTTTCAGCAAATATGGAAGGTAAGAAACATATTCACAAAGAGTTCTTGGGAAGTCCAGAGTGTGTTACTTGTTATTATGAGGGCAAAACACCATTTCTGTTCTAGAGCTTAACAGGAGCATTTGATGTTGACATGTTGTAATAAGTTAGCCTGGTTAAATGTGGTATACACCAAGCTATCATCTCTTAAACTGCGGCTATAATCCTCCTGACATGGGGATGCAGGTGGCCCAAACCCCCTCAACGGGGCTTTTCTTAATATAAATCCCTGCTTTGACGCTAGGGTCACCCCTCCTACCTCCCCTCACTAGGGGAGTTGTTTTGGGATTACTAGGTAGTTATTTTATTAAGGGTTCTAGCTCTGCTGCCATGAAAGGCCGAGTCAAAAGAACTGAACACTTCCCTATTCCTTTCCTGGCAGCAGAGCAGATGCTTCTGCTTCTAATTGACCGGTGCTTGCGTATTAGATTAGCTATTCCTATCCATGGTGAATATCTGCTATCCCATCTCTTCTATTAGTTCTAGTTACATACCCCCGAATACCGTGCTTTCTTACCTAGCTATTATGCATAAACCAGTGCTGCAGCTACTCCTTACTTCTATTGAGACTCTAGTCAAAGAATTCATCTACATCTGCTGAGCCCTATTCTCTGGTGTCTAGAACTTAGACTACGCTAATAAGTGAGGGGTCCTTCCTATACTTGTTAATATAGATGATGAGGGTTCAGTGATACTAGGAGCATTCTCAGCGGTTTGTGGATGAGGCTATACAAGCCACTTTTTTGTTTGGTATTCTCTGTTATTTCAGCAAGCAGAGTAGATGTTTGACCTCCTGGCCTTGTGTGTTTGACttgaatgatcttgttgaaggTTTTTCGGTTTTTTACACCTGGGAGGTCTGTGGTGGAAGGGTGCCCTTGGTGGAATTGGTGGCCATTGTTCCAATATTTGTGGAGGACTTTGGTGAAGGGCGCCCTTGGTGTAGTCTTATTGACTGTTGTAGTGGAAGTTGCGACTTGATGATGCATTTGAGTACTTGACTCATGACGGCTTATTGTTTGTGGCAACCATTTGCACAGAATACGAGAAGTGGAGTTGAAGCGCGACTATGCATTTATTGTACGTGAATTTTACTGCCCCCATTTTGATTCTGAATAATTCACCTTTTCTTAGTGTTGCTTCACACATGCTATGGGAATTGTAAAAAAGTTACTTTTCACATGTggcatctctttttttttgtgtgcctCTTCTCTTTGCTAAACAGGAATTCAGCGATCCTCGTGATGCTGATGATGCACAATACAACCTAGATGGCAGGGAAGTTGATGGCAGCCGCATTATCGTTGAGTTTGCTAAAGGGGTAAGTTGCTGGCTAGTTATCCGATTTCTGAATGATcgcaatattttttttcaagctTCTGATTTAATGAGCATGTGCTTTGATATTGAACGCGTGGTCTTTCAAACATTTGTGACTGCAGGTTCCTCGTGGTTCTGGCAGCTCACGCGAGTACATGGGAAGAGGGCCTCCGCCAGGGACAGGTCGCTGTTTTAACTGTGGAATTGATGGTCACTGGGCAAGGGATTGCAAGGCTGGTGACTGGAAGAACAAATGCTACCGTTGTGGAGAAAGGGGCCACATAGAAAGAAATTGCCAGAACAGTCCAAGGAATCTGAGGTGTTCATTGATAACATTCTTCAGCTCCATTCCACTGCTGTCAGGCACTTCAATTGCTGCTTATTATTGTAGTATGTTTTTACTCAAGAGTCTGCTTTCTAAACATATTTCAGGCGCGAGAGAAGTTATTCACAGTCACCATCTCCACGCCGTGGACGGGGGCGCAGCCGGAGCTACAGCAGAAGCCGGAGCTATAGGTATGCTGATGAAACCCCTATGgattatttttctgagctattCATGTTTTTGCCATCCGTCCTTTTCTAACGGGTCCTTGTATTACATCCAGCCGTTCTAGATCCCCATCTGGATCTCCCAGGGGTGGACGCCGAGACCGTGATGAGAGGAGATCAAGGAGTCTTAGCTACAGCAGGAGCCCCAGGCGTTCTGCTTCACCAAGTGCAAAGGAAAAGGAGCGCAGCCCCACACCTAATGGCAGTAGGAGCCCAAGGAGTCCCAGCTCAAGGGATCAGGTGAGCCCGCCACCAAAGGACAATGGTGAACGCAATGGCTCAGAccgtggtgacagccctgtgaGGAGGGAGaacagcaggagcaggagcaggagccgtAGCCCATCTGATGGCTACCGTAGCCCTGCAGCCAATGGGCGCAGCCCGAGCCCTAGAGATGACCGGAGCCCTAGTCCCAAAGGCAACGCTGGTGATGATGATGGCGGCCGTGGTTCACCAAGAGGAAGCCAGTCCCCCTGAAAACCTTGCATCCCAGTTTGAGATGCAGTGTGCCGATTCAGTTGTAATAGTTACATTTTCAGCTTTAAGACAGAAAGAACTGTATTTGCCACCCATTTTCTCGACGGCTTATGCTTTTGTGAGCTAGAAACTTTTGTAAGGATCTGTTGCCCTCGGGCTATCCCTGCTTTGTAACGTTGATATTTGAACTTCTTAGACCGCTAAATTTGGATATTTGCCATATAATTTGCCCTCGTGGCAGCCATATATTGCAGTTGAAGTGAAGAGAGCTTGCCGTCCATGCAATGGTCCATTTGGGCAGCATCACTGCACATTATCCTCCGCTGTGACTGATATCGTGCACGCACTGCACATTATGGCTGCGCTTTTCTGGATTGAATAACTTGTCCTTGATCATGTGGCAGGTACGCACATATGCAAAGCTTCCACGCATTATATTTTCCTTTCCGGTAACCCTCTCTGAATGCACATACTAGCTTCCGCTTACATTGCCGGCTCCTAATTTAATGCTTAATTAACGAGTTCATTGTTTTCCAGATGTGGTCTCTTGCATGTAGAGTTCAATGCGTAATTAAAAAGCTACCGATCGGTTCTTGCGCTGGCTCAATCATACCACGAACAGTTGGGAATAAATGTGTTCttgagggggtgtttagttcattttgcaaaattgtgtaaagatgtaaagagggcatttgaagtactaaatgaagtctatttgcaaaactttttgcatagatgggttgtaaatcgcgagacgaatctaatgatgctaattaatccatgtttaatcaataattagcggatggttactgtagcatcgctgttgcaaatcatggattaagtaggctcattagaatcgtctcgcgatttacagcccatccatacaaaaagttttgtaaataaatttcatttagtacttcaaattagcaagattccgtttcactttaatgtgtttacggcttttttgcaaaaacctataaagatctaaacagggcctgagtTCTTCGACATGATCTCTCCTAGCTAGCTTCAGCGGAGGGACCAACCCAGCTAGCAGCTACTAGCCGGACGGACTCCTACACCGAACTCGAGCATGTACTCCGTCCGCAGCCGACCCGAGTCGGAGCAGAGCACGACTCGGGCTCGCACTGCCCACTACGCCCCTCTCTATAACAAGTAAACGAGCCCACGGACGCTATTCACACAACCAAACATCCAAGGTACATCCAAGCCAGGAAGCACCATGCCCACCCTCGCCTGGTTCCTGCAACGAGGCTCGAGCGCTCGTGACGCAGCGGATACAGCAGGCATGGCGGCCTCCGGGCACACGGTGATCGACATCGACGCCGCCGATGGCGAGGCGACGAAGACGCCGCTCGCGCCCGTCCCCTACGTGCTCAGCTTCGCCGACCTCTCGTACAGCGTCAACAAGGCGGGCTGCTGCCTGGCTCCCCGCGCCAACAGCCGCCTGGTGGCGTCCGCggacgcgcccccgccgcgaaCGTCGGGGTCCGGGCGCGCCAAGACGCTGCTCGACGGCGTCTCaggcgaggcgcgcgcgggcgagctGCTCGCCGTCATGGGCGCCAGCGGCTCCGGCAAGTCCACGCTGCTGGACGCGCTGGCGGGGCGGATCGAGCGCGAGAGCCTCCGCGGGAGCGTCACGCTCAACGGGGAGCTGCTCCAGGGCCGCCGGTTCCGAGCCATCTCCGCCCACGTCATGCAGGACGACCTGATGTACCCGATGCTGACGGTCCGCGAGACGCTGCGCTTCGCCGCCGAGTTCCGCCTCCCGCGCGCGCTGTCGCAGGACAAGAAGCGCGCGCGCGTGGACGCGCTCATCGACCAGCTCGGCCTGTCCCGGGCCGCGGACACCATCATCGGCGACGAGGGCCACCGCGGGGTgtccggcggcgagcgccgccgcgtgtCCATCGGGACGGACATCATCCACGACCCCATCCTGCT
The nucleotide sequence above comes from Panicum virgatum strain AP13 chromosome 3K, P.virgatum_v5, whole genome shotgun sequence. Encoded proteins:
- the LOC120697285 gene encoding serine/arginine-rich splicing factor RS2Z33-like, which encodes MPRYDDRYGNTRLYVGRLSSRTRTRDLEYLFSKYGRIREVELKRDYAFIEFSDPRDADDAQYNLDGREVDGSRIIVEFAKGVPRGSGSSREYMGRGPPPGTGRCFNCGIDGHWARDCKAGDWKNKCYRCGERGHIERNCQNSPRNLRRERSYSQSPSPRRGRGRSRSYSRSRSYSRSRSPSGSPRGGRRDRDERRSRSLSYSRSPRRSASPSAKEKERSPTPNGSRSPRSPSSRDQVSPPPKDNGERNGSDRGDSPVRRENSRSRSRSRSPSDGYRSPAANGRSPSPRDDRSPSPKGNAGDDDGGRGSPRGSQSP